A segment of the Echinicola strongylocentroti genome:
CAGAAGGGACGGCTTCTATCTGTCCGTCGTTTGCTCCAAAACAACTAATGGGATAGCCACTAAAATCCGCAATGTCTGCTTGAATGACAATATCAGGATAGACCGTTATCGAATGCGTGAGCAGATTGCCTGCACAGTCGCCCTGGGACTGGGCAGAGCTGCTGACAGAAAAGACCACCTCAATTGGGGCATTGGTGGGGTTGGTCAATTCCATGGGGGGGATGGTGGCGGAATTGCCAGAGGGCACGACTCCTTCTGCGCCATTTGCGACGGCTGTCCAGCTGAAGGTGGCATCGGGAATATTACTGGAAATCGTCACCTCTTGGCTCGTGCCGCCACTACAGATTTCTTGACTAACGGAAGAAAGGGTTAAGTTGGATGAAGGGATAACTGTCACATCAAGCAAAAATGGCTCTCCCTGACAGCCTTCTCTGATTGGGGTGATTTCATAAGTAGCCGTAGCGGGAGCATTTTCAGTGTTTATCAAGGTTTGGCTGATGGATGGGGAAGCGGTGGGGGAGTCGCTGGTGCCTTCTAGTGATCCCGAATTGATTATTGCCCAACTGTAGCTAGCGCCTGGGATATGGTCGTTCGGCAGGTAGTTGAAGGTTTCTCCATTACAGATTTCCAATGCAGCCTCTTGGTGGGCCAGCTCTGGCTGAACCGTAATGGTGTAAGTGGCCGGTTGGACAGCGCAGGCTCCCTGAGTAGAGGAGGTGATATTAGCGGTTATGCTGACCTCAACAGGTGCGTTGGTCTGGTTAATGAGCGTTTGGGCTGGGATGACGGTGGAGCCACTGACAGTGCCTCCCGTCACTGGGCCAAAATCCGCTGTCCATTCCAGTGTAGTGCCTGCATCGGAACTGAGTGTTACGGCAGTGGTGGTTTCACCGGAGCAGATCACTTGGTCGGGCTGGGAAAAAGTGATGATAGGGGCCGGGTCTACTGTTACGGCCACCTCATCAGTGGTCGTACATCCTGTCTCGGTATCCGTGACCAGCAATGTGAATACCGTGCTTGTCGTAGGACTGGCAGTGGCCACAGGCGAATTGGCATCGGTGATGGGGCTGTTATTGGCGCTGGACCATTGGAAGCTGAGGTTTTCGGTGTCGGTTACCTGAGCCGCAAGAGAGAAGGTCTCACCGAGGCATATGATGCCATCTTCGCCCGCACTTACCACTGGAGGTAGGTCGTAGGAAAAGGAGACCGTTTTCGATGTTACACCACACCCAGAAGAAACTGAAAGCGTGATGGATTTTTCCCCTGGTGTTCCAAAATCAATTTCCCCAGGATCGGCATCGGTGGAGGAGGACGGCGTACCTCCAACAAATGTCCATTGATAGGTGACATCACTGTTGTCGCAAACTTCCACTGTTGCTTGGGGTGTGAAGACTGTAGGCTCACAAACACTTGGGATAGGAGCGAGCTCGACCAAGGGTGGAGCGTAGACTTCTACTTCTTCACTAGCGGAAAAAGTGCCGCAATTGGTGGTCATGCTCAGGTTGATAATGTAGCGGCCTGGGCCATTAAAGTTAAACGTGGGACTGGAAGCATTCTGGTCAAATCCTTCTGCAAATTCCCAGTCGGAGCCAGTGCCACAAAACTCACCTTGGTACTGCACTGACCAGTTGTAGACCGCATCTTCTCCACAACTGGTATCTACAAAGGAGGTATTGGAGGTGGTGACCGACAAGGGACCGCAGCCACTTGTGGTACTTAGCTCAAATGCAGGTTGTGGAATTTCGTTTACACAGATTGTTTTGACCTCTTCGTTGATGCCGCAGCGGTTTCCGGTGATCAACCGGATGGTGTAGGTGCCGGCTTCCGAAAAGACCGGGTTGATGATTTCGGAGCCATTGGTCCAGGAGTTAGGCGCATTTGGGTTGATACGGGTTCCCAGAGTGCCTTCGGGAAGCTCCCAGCCAGTTGCTGGGCTGATTTCCCAGACAAAAATCCCTAAATCTTCACATTGCCCGTTGGTGGTTACTTCCCCGCCAAATTCAGTGAGGTTTTGGATGGGGATGGGGACATCTACACAGACGGGCTCTTCCGGTGCATCAAATTCCGGATCGGGAATTTCTGAAACATATATTGGTGAAACTACCGCGGCTGATGCCGAGCAGGGGTTAGAAGCAGTGATGCTGACCGAGTAGGAGTTGGGAAAGCTGCCGCTGTTTACCCCACAGGAGGATTCTTCAAAGGTGTGGGTAACCGATGCTGGAGGAGGGTGGCTGAATGTTTCCGGTGGAGAGCCATCGGAATAGTCCACGGTGTACATTGTCCCCGTAGGGTTGTTTTCTGTTCCGGTGATGGGAAAAGTGAGGGTTTGTCCCCCACAGACATTGGTGTTGCCGGGATTGCCCAGTCCCACTGCGGGGTTGGATCCTACAAATATTCCATACTCTTCAGTAGCGGTACATCCCGATGGGCCTGTGACCGAATAGATAAGCCGGTAAACGCCCATGCTGTAAGCATGCGAGAGCTCTGTCCAGTCTTCCCCCGTGAATTTTTCTGAACCATCTCCCCAGTCCAGCTCATAGGAAACATTGGTTTCCCGCGTGGTAGATTGGTTGTAAAAGGTGAATTGGGAATCGTCATTTTCACAAATAATGACATACTGCAGGTCGTCGAAGTCTACATCGTCTTGTTCGGTGCCTACTGCCAAGGAAGGTGCTTGGTTTAGCGTGATTTCCTGCGTGGCGGTGTTCTGGCTGCCGTCTGATTCTGTGACGGTCAGGGATACCGTGAAGGTTTCCATGGCGGTGCCCGGGGTTCCTATAAATTGGTGTACGGGGTTTTGTTCATTGGAAATATTTTGCTCTCCAGCGTTGGGGTCGCCAAAGTTCCATTCATAGGCGACGATATCTCCAGTGGATAAGTCTGTTAAGGCAATGTCGTTCCTGCTACATTGAACATTGGTATCGAATTCAAAAGCCGCCACAGGAATGGCCATGTCATTTTCAATGGAGTGGTGGTGCCAGTTACCCACTAACGCATAGGTTGTTACTGTTGCCAGAATGAATCCGCCAGCAAGAAAAATGAGGTAAAGGAAAAGGTAGCGTTTTGAGTTTTTCATGAAAAATTAAAACAACCCCGGGAATTGTGTGGATAAAGGTTTACTAAATTTTATGTGTCTCTGCAATGACACCAGTAATCACAGCAATAGTAAATAGGTACTCACAGAAACCACTGGAATCTCAGAAAAGCCTTATGTCATTCTGGATGTTCTGGGTGTTCCGTGAGAAATAAAATCTACTGGCAAGAAAGCGTATAATCAGACTAAATTTAATATTTCAAAAGGAAACTTCAGCTTTTAATGCTTTTTTATTTGTTTAAAATACATAAAAATATGTATAAATTATCGTTTCTATGTGTCAATTT
Coding sequences within it:
- a CDS encoding PKD domain-containing protein; amino-acid sequence: MKNSKRYLFLYLIFLAGGFILATVTTYALVGNWHHHSIENDMAIPVAAFEFDTNVQCSRNDIALTDLSTGDIVAYEWNFGDPNAGEQNISNEQNPVHQFIGTPGTAMETFTVSLTVTESDGSQNTATQEITLNQAPSLAVGTEQDDVDFDDLQYVIICENDDSQFTFYNQSTTRETNVSYELDWGDGSEKFTGEDWTELSHAYSMGVYRLIYSVTGPSGCTATEEYGIFVGSNPAVGLGNPGNTNVCGGQTLTFPITGTENNPTGTMYTVDYSDGSPPETFSHPPPASVTHTFEESSCGVNSGSFPNSYSVSITASNPCSASAAVVSPIYVSEIPDPEFDAPEEPVCVDVPIPIQNLTEFGGEVTTNGQCEDLGIFVWEISPATGWELPEGTLGTRINPNAPNSWTNGSEIINPVFSEAGTYTIRLITGNRCGINEEVKTICVNEIPQPAFELSTTSGCGPLSVTTSNTSFVDTSCGEDAVYNWSVQYQGEFCGTGSDWEFAEGFDQNASSPTFNFNGPGRYIINLSMTTNCGTFSASEEVEVYAPPLVELAPIPSVCEPTVFTPQATVEVCDNSDVTYQWTFVGGTPSSSTDADPGEIDFGTPGEKSITLSVSSGCGVTSKTVSFSYDLPPVVSAGEDGIICLGETFSLAAQVTDTENLSFQWSSANNSPITDANSPVATASPTTSTVFTLLVTDTETGCTTTDEVAVTVDPAPIITFSQPDQVICSGETTTAVTLSSDAGTTLEWTADFGPVTGGTVSGSTVIPAQTLINQTNAPVEVSITANITSSTQGACAVQPATYTITVQPELAHQEAALEICNGETFNYLPNDHIPGASYSWAIINSGSLEGTSDSPTASPSISQTLINTENAPATATYEITPIREGCQGEPFLLDVTVIPSSNLTLSSVSQEICSGGTSQEVTISSNIPDATFSWTAVANGAEGVVPSGNSATIPPMELTNPTNAPIEVVFSVSSSAQSQGDCAGNLLTHSITVYPDIVIQADIADFSGYPISCFGANDGQIEAVPSGGNGQYSYAWTGPNGFTSTTPLIEGLGAGTYLLTVQDGSGCSSTASYTLEEPNQVEVNLAGSTPVYCAGEATGTISIETTGGNPNIPYTYEWQKDGQSYPATEASISNLPAGMYTVTVYNGENCPTDFGPVSITEPDSPLTIGYQKEDISCYGANDGSLTLDIQGGVAPYTVSWNFGSSLSAFTDLGPDTYTVTVEDQAGCIKTENITIEDAPIFQLTPEVNQISCAGANDGSIRLNLEQNDLQYTIRWDHGTELENIFNLSAGTYGVTLEQSDGCSIRREFNILEPAPLVIESQITDALDCTDPQSGNISIGISGGTPPYTINWSNGATTTDLSGLTAGQYEVNVTDNAGCSVVRQMEIKRPSPITVNNIRNTIISCETKEVTEEITLSITGGTPPYAINWSGGDVTEEGLKMTTTESGLFTAEITDGSGCLVTESFAVENPPTLVDAEVNSEGFATHNAHLAHFEVTFQSLSSGDITGYFWDFGDGSSSTEENPIHIYKSAGNYQATLLVTDSFGCTSETTLNVEVTDHFVMMPNVFSPNGDGLNDHFFPKFRLIAELEFMVLNKWGEVIYRTEDLNTPGWDGTVNGTPADAGNYVYKLNFTTLDGRKDSMTDVFMLLK